The Methylomarinum sp. Ch1-1 genome contains the following window.
CTGTTTTTCGTCCTGTTCGTTTTTTCCTCGCTGCTGAGCGCAGAGCCTTTGGGTTATGAAAAAATCACCCCTGCCCAGCCGACACAGAATCCCGACAAGGTCGAAGTGATCGAGTTTTTCTGGTACGGCTGCCCTCACTGCTACAGCTTCGAACCGACGCTGGCCGAATGGCTGAAAAACAAGCCGGATAACGTCGAGTTCATTCGCATTCCGGCGGTGTTCAGCAAGCTGTGGGGCGATCACGCCAAGGCCTATTTCACCGCCGAGGCGCTGGGCGTGGTCGATAAGGTCCATGCCGATCTGTTCGACGCCATTCAAAATAAAAAACAGGCGCTACGCAGCGAAGATGACTTGGCCAAGTTTTTTGTCGAACACGGCGTCGATGAAACCGAGTTCCGCAACGCCTATAAATCCTTCCTGGTCGACGCCAAGCTGCGCCAGGCAGAATCGATGCCGCCCC
Protein-coding sequences here:
- a CDS encoding thiol:disulfide interchange protein DsbA/DsbL yields the protein MFNKSLFFVLFVFSSLLSAEPLGYEKITPAQPTQNPDKVEVIEFFWYGCPHCYSFEPTLAEWLKNKPDNVEFIRIPAVFSKLWGDHAKAYFTAEALGVVDKVHADLFDAIQNKKQALRSEDDLAKFFVEHGVDETEFRNAYKSFLVDAKLRQAESMPPRYGVTGVPAIIINGKYKTNGPLAKSQKNMIKVMNELIAKESEQ